The genomic interval AATGATATTGAACGTTTCAATTTAAACACGGCTATAAGTGCCACAATGGAACTGGTAAATGCCAACCATAAATATTATGACGATAAAAACGAGGCAAATATAAATCCGGAAGTTTTAGCTGAAGCTAACGAGAAATTGTTATTGCTTTTGGCTCCCTTTGCTCCTCATATTACTGAAGAGTTATGGGAGATGATAGGGGAAACGAAAAGTATTCATCAAGCAAAATGGCCGGTTTTTGATGCCGAGCTTGCAAAAGCCGAAGAGATAGCCCTTATCGTTCAAGTTAATGGTAAGATGAGGGATAAAATAACTGTCCCGGCCGACATAGAAGAGGAAGAGATGAAAAAAATTGCCCTTTCCAGCGGCAGACTAATTCAATTTATCAAAGGGAAAGAAGTTGTTAAGGTAATAGTTGTTCCAAAAAAACTTGTTAATGTGGTTGTGAGATAATGACAGAAGGAAAAGAAGCAATTAACGAAGAGTTGTTTGAAAGCGAAGCTCCGGGTAAAGAATCAAAAAGCAGTCCCTTTTGGGCTTTTATAAAAGAGACGGTTTTTATAGTTATTGCAGCTTTTTTATTTTCATTTGTAATACGCTTATTTATTGTTGAGGCTTTTACAATTCAACAGCATTCCATGGACCCAACGCTTCATGATAGCGACCGAGTTCTTGTTAGCAAATTTATTTACCGTTTATCAGATATTGAGGATGGTGACATTATAATCCTTAAATCTCCCATGAATAAAACCGATTTTGTAAAGAGAGTTGTAGCTACTGAAGGGCAAACGATTGAAATTAAAGAAGGCGTTTTGGTAATTGATGGAAAACCAGTCGAAGAATCCTATATAAAGAACCATGATTTAAGCGGACTTGAACCAATCGAAATACCTCAGGACTACGTGTTTGTCGCCGGCGACAACCGGCCGAATAGTTATGATAGCCGCATCTTTGGGCCGATTCCTGAAGATGATGTGGTGGGGAAGGTATTTTTTATCTATTGGCCGGTGGATAGAATTGGGCTTGTAAATTAGCTTTCAACTTGTTGAAAGCTAATGGTTGTGAGCTAGTCATTGCGAGCGGAGCGCGGCAATCTCGTTTTAATCATAACGTTTGATTTTTACGTCTATTTTTTTAAAACTTAGTTTTATTAATTTATTTTTTTTGTGGGTTGTTCTTGGACTCTGGTTTGCCTCCCTATTCACTCGACTCTCTCATTGCGAAACTTTATTTCCTTCATTTTCTTACTCGTCTAAGAAAACGAAGCAAAAGAAGGACGGCCGATCATTTTTTAAACAGCTCC from Candidatus Oleimmundimicrobium sp. carries:
- the lepB gene encoding signal peptidase I, giving the protein MTEGKEAINEELFESEAPGKESKSSPFWAFIKETVFIVIAAFLFSFVIRLFIVEAFTIQQHSMDPTLHDSDRVLVSKFIYRLSDIEDGDIIILKSPMNKTDFVKRVVATEGQTIEIKEGVLVIDGKPVEESYIKNHDLSGLEPIEIPQDYVFVAGDNRPNSYDSRIFGPIPEDDVVGKVFFIYWPVDRIGLVN